A window of the Vicugna pacos chromosome 32, VicPac4, whole genome shotgun sequence genome harbors these coding sequences:
- the ASPHD2 gene encoding aspartate beta-hydroxylase domain-containing protein 2 — protein MSLEWLVAWSWSLDGLRDCIATGIQSVRDCDTTAVVTVACLLVLFVWYCYHVGREQPRPYAAVNALMQGPDAGGLQNGFAYCQSPECVRCSHSDGLNQKLYHNLQEYAKRYSWAGMGRIHKGVREQGRYLSSRPSIQKPEVFFLPDLPTTPYFARDAQKHDVELLERNFQTILCEFETLYKAFSNCSLPQGWKMNSTPSGEWITFYLVNQGVCVPRNCRKCPRTYRLLGSLRTCIGNNVFGNACISVLSPGTVITEHYGPTNIRIRCHLGLKTPSGCELVVGGEPQCWAEGRCLLFDDSFLHTAFHEGSAEDGPRVVFMVDLWHPNVAAAERQALDFIFAPGR, from the exons atgtcGCTTGAGTGGCTGGTGGCCTGGAGCTGGTCGCTGGACGGCCTGAGGGACTGCATCGCCACCGGCATCCAGTCCGTGCGGGACTGTGACACCACGGCCGTGGTCACCGTGGCCTGCCTGCTGGTTCTGTTCGTGTGGTACTGTTACCACGTGGGCAGGGAGCAGCCGCGGCCCTACGCGGCCGTCAACGCGCTGATGCAGGGCCCGGACGCCGGCGGGCTGCAGAACGGCTTCGCCTACTGCCAGTCCCCCGAGTGCGTGCGCTGCAGCCACAGTGACGGCCTCAACCAGAAGCTGTACCACAACCTGCAGGAGTACGCCAAGCGCTACTCCTGGGCCGGCATGGGCCGCATCCACAAGGGCGTCCGCGAGCAGGGCCGCTACCTCAGCAGCCGGCCCTCCATCCAGAAGCCCGAGGTCTTCTTCCTGCCCGACCTCCCCACCACGCCCTACTTCGCCCGCGACGCGCAGAAGCACGACGTGGAGCTGCTGGAGCGCAACTTCCAGACCATCCTGTGCGAGTTCGAGACCCTCTACAAAGCCTTCTCAAACTGCAGCCTCCCGCAGGGCTGGAAAATGAACAGCACCCCCAGCGGGGAGTGGATCACCTTTTACTTGGTCAATCAGGGGGTTTGCGTCCCCCGGAACTGCAGGAAGTGCCCACGGACGTACCGCTTGCTTGGAAGCCTTCGGACCTGTATTGGGAACAATGTTTTTGGGAACGCGTGCATCTCCGTGCTGAGCCCCGGCACCGTGATCACGGAGCACTACGGACCCACCAACATTCGCATCCGATGCCACTTAG GTCTGAAGACTCCAAGTGGCTGTGAGCTGGTGGTGGGCGGGGAGCCCCAGTGCTGGGCAGAGGGCCGCTGCCTCCTCTTCGATGACTCTTTCCTGCACACCGCGTTCCACGAAG GTTCAGCGGAGGATGGCCCACGGGTGGTTTTCATGGTGGACCTGTGGCATCCAAACGTCGCAGCGGCCGAACGGCAGGCCCTGGATTTCATCTTTGCTCCGGGACGATGA